The Akkermansia sp. RCC_12PD genome contains the following window.
TCACCAGGGGCGGAACCGTGTCTCGCAGAGAATTGGTCTTGTCCGGCCGTGCATCCATGGAGGCGGAACGGTCCAGCACGAGGAGCACTTCATTCAGTCCGGAACTCCCCCAGCCAAAGAAGCTGCCGAGGAGGGGACGAGCAAACGCCGTCACAAGAGCCACCACGGCCAGCACGCGCAGGGCCAGAATCAGGTAATGCAGCAGCTTCTTGGTTCCACGGGTTTCCCTGGCCGCGCGAAGCAGGAATTCCATGGCCGCCCAGTGCACGGACCGGTGGCGCCAGCGGTTGACCAGATGGATGATGATGGGAATGGAGGCTGCGAAGAGAGTCCAGAGCAGCCACGGAGAGGTAAAGGACATAGGAGGATAGGGGAGTTACGGGTTGAGGAACGGGTTCAGGTAGAAGGAGGAGCCGGCAGCAGCTGGCGCAAGATGTGCAAAGTCATTTCTCCGGTGCTTTTGAAGGAATCCACCCCCAGAATTTCCATGTTGTCTCTGGAGGTGTGCCACCAGTTGCCGTCCTGGAAATCGTCAATCAGGTTCAGCGTATCCATGCCCAGTTCCATGAAGGGGACGTGGTCGTCGATGATGCCGTAGGCGGAGACTCCCCATTCCACAGGAGAATAGCCCAGTTCGCGAATGGCGAGGGAATAAACCCGGTACATGGACTGGGGCGTCATGGCCGGAATCCTGATCTTTTTACCCTGCCGGCCCACCATGTCCAGGTTCACCATCCACTCCGGCAGCGGTCTCGGCAGAGAGGACGCATAAAATTTGGAGCCGTACAGGCCGTCATCGCTGTCAATGTGCTGGGAAAAGCTTTCCTCTCCGTCGAAAAACACCAGTTCCAGCTGTCCGGCGCGTGTCGGATCCCGGGAAAGGATGCGGGCCGTTTCCAGAATGGCGGCTGCGGCGGAAGCTCCATCATTGGCTCCGGTAAAGTCGGGAATGCCCGTTTTGGTGTCAATATGGCAGGTCAGCAGTCCGCGGACCGGAGTCTTGAAATCCGGATTTTTCCCATAGCGGGCCCGCAGATTGACGAATTGGGTTTGTCCTTGCGGAGTAGGCGCTTCAAAAGCCTGTTCCACGCATTCCCAGCCATGCTTGGAAAGCTCCCTTTTCAGATAGTCCAGCTGCTTGCGGTAGCCGGGGGAAGACGGCCTTCTGTCTCCCATATCCGTAATCCGTGCGGCATGGTACATGCAATTACTGCCGAGGAAATTGTCTGTCTCCTGCAATTGGGCGGGTATGGTCTCCTGATGGGCTTCCCGAGTTTTTTCAGGATTGCCGCACTGCACCAGCAGAGCCGTCAAGAAAATGAGTCCAATGCGGGGCATCATGGAAGAAAAGGGGTGCGGGGTTATCAGGAACCAGCCCATTCATCCTGGCCCAGAAGTTCCAGGATACGGGTGAATTCGGACTTGCTGGAAAAAGTGATCTCGATGGAGCCTTTGCCTCCCTGTTCA
Protein-coding sequences here:
- a CDS encoding M28 family peptidase produces the protein MMPRIGLIFLTALLVQCGNPEKTREAHQETIPAQLQETDNFLGSNCMYHAARITDMGDRRPSSPGYRKQLDYLKRELSKHGWECVEQAFEAPTPQGQTQFVNLRARYGKNPDFKTPVRGLLTCHIDTKTGIPDFTGANDGASAAAAILETARILSRDPTRAGQLELVFFDGEESFSQHIDSDDGLYGSKFYASSLPRPLPEWMVNLDMVGRQGKKIRIPAMTPQSMYRVYSLAIRELGYSPVEWGVSAYGIIDDHVPFMELGMDTLNLIDDFQDGNWWHTSRDNMEILGVDSFKSTGEMTLHILRQLLPAPPST